The window ACGTTTGCTCTACATTTTGCCCTACCTAACACTGACGTTTAAACTTTCCTAAAACCTTGTACTATAGTCTCTATTAATGGTTCTAAGCTCTTTGTTATACAATTTTGTCAAACAATTAGGCTGAATTTCATAGCTTGTTAAACGTTAAATACTTCCCATAATAGACAGTTCCAGTTATGTTTTTATGGGATTATGGTTTTATGGTTCGGCTTTATGGTTTTATGTTTTTGCCTTCAACTTCAGACGTATTGAGAAAACACATCTCCGGCTAACTCTTCAACCTCAATTACAAGCTTATCAATCAGAAACTTCGTACTCTAAATCTTTCACTTTAATGTTGTTAATCTTTAAATCAGAAGGTAAGTCATACATATCAACTATTTTTGCAGCTTCTTTCAAACTTTCTATTTCAACAGTGTTAGAGGCACCTCCTGTAATATTAGACTCTGGGAAAAAATCATTTTTTAAATAATCTATAAAATTCCCTCCTACAACGGCATCTTCACTTCTAATTTTTTTCATAATTCGACCATTTCCTTTTGCATCCTTATATATCGGTGGTATATGTATTTTTAATAAACTCAATAGTAAAATATGGGGATAAAAATCCTTCTTCTTTTCCTCTCTACAGCTACTAATAGAAATAGAAAATAGAGTTAATGTCCGTTCAATTGATCTGGGGTTATAATCAACATATCTCCAAGATTTTCGGATCAAATTATAAAGGCCCTCAGAATCAAAAATACTTTCTATTATTTGAAATGAGTCAACTAATTCTTCAATGTATAACTTTAAATTATCATCGTCATTAGTCCGTAAATCTTTTAGAGTAGGTAAATTTGTTTCTACATGGACAAATTTTTGTAAATATACATATGCATCATCTTCATTTACTCCATAAGCATGTTTAACAATTTCAACCAACTGTTCCCGGTTTATAGCCAACACAAAGTTGACATGAGAAACACTAAATAAATGCTTAATCTTTTCTATTACATGAATAGCAAAATCGGGTCTACACCTATCTAATTCATCTACGAAAAATATTATCCTTTTATCTTTAATATCCGGCCCAACTTCCAATAAAGCTTCCAGGGCTTCTTGGTATTCTTGGATCGTTTTTCTTCTATTTAAAAAGGCATCATATTTTTCTGATACAAGCCCTTTATTCTCTCGTTTATCCAGTTCTTCTGCTTTATCAAATAATATATCCCATATACTATCCGCTTTTAACAATCCTCCGGTAGCTAATTTTAATGTTGTATTAGCCCCCATCTTAACAAGTTCAATACCTAATTTTTTGGCTACTTCTTTATAACCATCAATGAGGTGTTCCTTGTCATGATCTAAATCAAACTTTTCATAGTGTCTCTTTATAGCCTCTTGAATAGTTACGGCAATTGAAATAAATGCATCACTGGCAAAATCATTTTCAAACGCATCGTAATAGATAGGAATAAATTGTTCTGATTCCTCAAGCTCATCCTTCCAGAGTTTGATGAAGGTTGTTTTACCTTCACCCCAATCAGCATTAATGGTTAATGTCAGAGAATCCTCGGTTGACGAGAGTAGGTTTGTCAAATTATCCTTGAAATCCTCTCGATTGAAAAAATCATTTCGTACACTCCCCTCCTTTACTCTCTCGTAGTATGGTGGAATTGTATGCTTCATATCTAATTATCTTTATTAGCTATACCGAATGGAATATGAACTAAAGTAATATTTTTTAAATCCTGATCGAGGTGAGATTTTTGATCATCAATAAATAAATGAGGTTTTAACACTTCCAGTACTCGTTTTTTCTTAATCCCTCCTAAAAAGAACATTTCATCTACTGAAACACCCCAATGCTCCAAAGTATTAATTGCTCTTTCATGAGAAGGTGCATTACGAGCAGTAACAATTGCAGTTTTAAGTATTTTATTATAGTCAGGATCTTTTTCTTTTTTCTTCGACTCTAACTTCTGAAAGAAGGCTAATTTTCTAAAAAAATCAGCTAATATTCCGGGACTATGAGGTTTTACGACATTTTCAGTTTCATGATCATGAAAAGCATCCAATTGGTCTTCAGCTTGATAAACTTTTTCTGCCTCATCATCAATTACAACTCCGTCAAAATCAAAGGCGACTCTTAGTTCCATCTCCTCGTCATCATCTTCAATATCTGATTTAAGTATCAAACCAGCTGGATAGTTCAGATCAATACTTTTATTCACATCATCTTGATCCGTAGTTAAAAATAAGGAGATATTATATGATGGAAGATATACATGGGGCGATTTCCCAGAGGTGAAGACTCCTCTTGTAATGTCTAAATCATATTCCTGAATTGAGTTAAAAATTCGTACCCCTGTTTCCGGACTATTTTTAGATAATAAAACTACTTCAACAGGTACTTTTTCATCATAGACGTCATTAATATTCAGGAATCTCTTTACAAATGGGAATGCCAAACCCTTTTCGAGTATTGTTTCACGATTTTGTATTTGAAACTTCTTGTAGGCCTCTAATCCGTCTCTTCTAAAAATTTTGTCTTCTTTTTTTAAATCAAAGAGGGCACTGGATGAGATACCAACAACAAGCTTTTTTTCAATTGGATATGGCATCGTAGTTTAGATTTAGTTACCCACACTCTCTTCCACAATCCCAATTTCCTCCTCACTCAACCCATAAAGCTCATAAACAAGTTGGTCTATCTCCTCCTCCAGCTTGCTGGTGTCAGCTTCAGGGTCTTCTTCTTTGGCAGTGAGGATTTGATCGACAAGGGATTCTATTTTCTGTGGTAGATCTGAATTGTTAGCACTGGGGATAGGAAATTCTTTAAAATAGACATAGCTTGGCTCATAGTAGTCCCCCCTAAGTTTCGGAAGTATGACTTCGAATAAAAAATGCGTGGTTTTACTATTAAGGACACCTAATAGAAATTTATCATTTAATGAAATTATGTAGCATTTCTGATTAGTAATTTTGTTATCAGTATCGAAAGTAAATTCTGGACGATTGCAAATATTGGGGAAAACTATTTTATCCTCCGCAAATTGATCGTAATACGAACATGCCCTTAATTCCCACCAATATTCGCCCTGATCGTATCTTTTCTTAGCTCTATTCTTGAAGTTTTCTAAATGTTTTGCAATTGCTGGATACTCATTTTTAAACCAATTCCATTTATTTTCTGAGGTTGCATTATTCTCTGTAAATCCATCAGGTATTAGAATTACGAAAGACTCATTTATTGGTTTTTTGTATCTCTTAATCTCATTTCCTACGAGAAAAGGTTTTATCAGGTCAGTGCTCTTTCTATCTTTTTCTATAAGTTTATCTTTAGTTTCTTTATCTATCAGAAAGGCATCATTTAGACCAGTAATAATCCCCCGATAGATATTATCATTTGCATAGTCTTCAACTCTTGTCCCTTTTGCCCTTAATTCTTCAATAAGTTTTTGGGCTTTTTCTCCTACTAAAGTCCATCCTTCATCAAGTAACTTTGTTTGGTCTACACTAAAACTACTTTCAGCAATTAGCGAAGCTAAATCTTCGAATTCGAGAGATTCTATTTCCATTGCTTTAAAACTTTCTGTTACCTCAGTTTTATTGATCTGAAGTAAGCATGGATAAGCAGACGCTTCCTGAAAAACTGGTAGATCACCAAAATCAATCAGTGATTTTAACTGATAATTACTTAAAAATTCACGAAGTGGTTGACCGTAATTTGTCCTCAGCCATTTGTTTGAAACTATGTAATGAAAGGTACCTTTATGTGTAAGCAAATTAATACCTTGTTCTACAAAATACTGATATAGGTCAGCAGTGCCGTAATACACTTCAAAACTCTCTGACAAATAATCTTTTATATCTTTCAACGCTTCTTGTCGCACATAAGGCGGATTTCCAATCACTGCATCAAAGCCGGTGTAATTTCCGTCCTCATCCAGCACTTCAGGAAACTCAAACCGCCATTCAAAGGCTTGTTCGTAGAAGGTAGCACTTTCAAGTTCCTCTAACTCCTCTTCCAATTTGCCAATTTTCTTTTTGGTCTTCTTTATTTTCTTCTGGTCCTTTTTGCTCTTCTTTCCGCCCTCAAACAAGTCCAGCTTGGCTTCTTCCTTAATCAGTACCTCACGCTGCTTTTTAAGTTTTTGTCGGACGGGGTGCAGTTCTTTAAGTCCCACTGAGAAACTCTCCTTAATAGAGTTAATCTTCTTTTTCAGCGCCCGTTTATCCTCCTGGTCACCGGTTTCCTTGTAGCTTCGTACGGCTTGTTTATACTCTTCAATCGTCAGATCATCGTTGTTGGCCAGAATCTGAGAAAGGTCGGCATCCAGATCAAAACGGCTTACCAGCGAGTTGCCCTTCTTGATGTTAATATCAATGTTGGGTAGTACTTCAAGCTGTTGGAAGTCCGTACCTTCTTTGTAATAGGCGTGCTTGAGCAACTCAATCCACAGGCGAAGCCGACAGATATTGACGGAATTGGGATTGATATCTACCCCAAACAAACAGTTTTCAATGAGGATATTCTTTTCGCGGAACAGAGCTTTCTGCAGTCGCTGGGTATCAGAGCCGACCGTACGCTCTAAACGATTGTTCTCCTTCCAACTGTGGTGCACCCGGTATTCAAAGAAGGGATCTTGTCCCACTGAGATGCTTAACTCATCATTATCCACGCTAATATCCACATCCCGAATGCGATGATTCTCCTCATCCACAAAGATGCGTAGATCACTTTTAATAGCAATTAGTTCATTCAAGGCCGAAACCAAAAAGTGTCCGGACCCTACGGCCGGATCACAAATGGTAATGCTATTTACAATCTTGTTGGCTTCATCATACGGGACTTCATGACGAGCAATCTTTTGGGATACCTCTTCAATATCTTCACATTCCCACCCATTGTACTCATCATTAAACTTCTGTACCACCGCCCGACGAATGGTCTCCCGACACATATATTCGGTGATGTAGCCGGGCGTAAAAAATGAGCCATCCTTATAGCCGTTAATCTTTTCGAATATACGTCCCAGTACCGACGCATTGATCAGCGTCTTGGCTTCTTCCTGAACTTCGGCTGTGCCCTCGGTATTAAAGTTATAGGCATCCAGGAAGCGCAGCAGGTATTCGAGCGCAGATAGCTCTTCTCCTTTCAGACGCTGACCATCCCGATCCGTAATTTTACTGCGGTTATAAACCGGCATTTCTAATCCGTCTTCCAAAGCGGAAATAAAGATGGCATCCGCTTCAATATCAGCCACATCAAAAAGTGAGCTATTCAGGTATGGGATATGACCGAAATGCGTATTAATGCGATCAGAACGCTCTTCAACCGGTACGGCCAATACCTGAAAGAAAAGCTTATTCAGTCCATCGTACTCCTCAATGTCACGGTGATTTAAAAACCGGAACCGATCATCTTCGCGATGATATTTGAAGAGCTGGGCTTCCAACAGCTTTAAAAACAGGATGCGATTGATCCAGGTAATCAGCAGTTGGATGGCCACATTAAATAGCTGCTCTTCTTCATCGTCCCCAAACTCCGATCGATTCGGCAGCCGTGATAATACATTCACACTTTTGAGCTGGGTAATCGTATTCTCAATAAGCGAGGCATGCTGACGGTTCTCCTCATCCAGTCGCGTAATATAGTGGGTCCCTTTTTCTTTGTATTCCTTAAGCCCCATGATATACAGCAGCTCTTTGTAAAACGCCTTGTTGAGCTCGTTGCTATCACTGGCAAAGGGTTGCTTGAGTAGGTGCGTTGGCGTAAATAGTTTAAAGACCGGAACCAGCTTTTTTTGCTCATCTCTACTTAATTCTTCTTTCTCTAACAGCGTACGGTATTTTGTGATATCCAGCTTAGCTGCCTGAATCGTGGTATCCAGCTCATCAACAAACGCCGAAAGATGGTTATATACAAAGTCGGTACGCGAGCTTACCTTTTGTCCCTGTTTCCACTCTTCATACCATCCCGTTAAGGTTTTCGACTCATAAAAATGACGTTCAAAATCCTGGGCATCGAAAATATACCACTGGTAGGTATCGGTAATGATGATATGCTTAATATCTTCATTGCCATTATCGATGCGTTCCCGCAGGTAATATAAAATCGTCTCGTGGAAGGCCTTGCGATTCAGATCATCCCCGGTAATCATTTTGTTATTAGAAGGGCGTTTGGCTTCTATAATCACCCCTACCTTCGACTGGCGGGTTTTACCGTTGTGGATTGCTAAATCCTGCCGCTCCTTGGTGTTGATATAGTGCTCTTCTTCAAAATTAGTGTTATCAAAGAAGGGCTTCATTAATCCTTTGAGGTGTTCTTCGGTTTCGCTGTCTTTGACCGCATCATCCGCCTCATTTAACAGCTTCAACAAACGCTGACGAAAGGTCTCAAATTCGGTTTTTGTGATAGACTCTTGAAGGAAAGCGTTATCAACGGCTCGTCTTGCGGAAATCGTCGCTATCTGCATCAGTAAATAGTTAAAAAACCAACTTTTTGTTAGGCCTCATTCTAAGGACTGCAGAGGGAAAGAGCAAAACAGAATTTACACTAAAAATTAGCCAACATATTCTGCTTAAATACAGAGTTCAGTTTACACTACCGCTTACACATCTTTAAGTGCTTCAAATAATGAATACTTACTTACCCTTAACATTAAGAATTGAATCGTCAATAATTGGTGCTGCTTCCACTGCCTGTGGAATGCTTGTATTACAAGCATGACGATGTTTAGCATTTTTTATACTGGATTCTGAAATTAAAACTTCTTTAAAGTCATCATGTTCACAAAACGGACAACTATCACCATCCAATTTAGAAAAGTATAACAAACACTTCTTACACCTTCGTCCCTCTTTCTCATTTTGCTCAAACACCCTCTTTTCAGATGCAATCATATCTTGTATCCTTTTCATTACAAGTCTTCTATTCATGAGATTAACCAACTTACTATATAGATACTGAACGCGCTTTCTCTTTTTCGCTATTTTGTACCTCCTCTTTCCTATAGCTCTTAACCTTCTCAAATGAGCTAAATATTTATCCCAACTATTGATCCTAATTCTAAATTTATTATAATCATCGTCATCTGTGTTGAGAATATTAATCTCTGCAAGGTAGTTTAAATACTGTACAATTGGTTTATAGGGACTATCAATCATCCAATTCTCCTCATCTGAAAAAAACCATGCCCCTTTCTCTCCATACCATTTCCCTCTTCTCTTGCCTATTTTTTTATGCTTTTGTTTTATAGAATTCAAGGTTTCAACAAAGTCTAAAATACCATATTTGTTTACCACCCAATTTTTGACCTTGTTGGCTTTTATTATAGTATCAACGGATTCATCCTGTATGAACTTTAGAAAAATAGCACTTTGCCAAACTTTTGGGTGGACTTGAAATATCCAACCACTATCAGTTTGAACAGAAAATATTTTGGGGCCTACTTCCTCCTCATAACCAATGTGTTGAAATTGCTTCCGTATAAGATTAGAGTTTGCACTTTCCAACTTGCCAAGACGATCTTCTATTTCTTTACTGTCTTTCGCTTTTTCTAATCTTTCTAAATCCTCTTGATATAGCTCTCGTTTTTTCTCCTTAAGCTCTTTGAAATCTTTTTTCTTTTCTTTCTGCTTTCTAATTTTTTTGTTTATTTGCTCAACTTTTATTTCTAATTGAGCCAAGTTCTTTTCATAATTTTCTTCTCCCTTAGGATTGTGAATCCATTCTTTATTTTCGACATTCTGTATTACCTCCCAATTAAATTGCTCAATATCTAAAAGTGTGTCTTCAGTTAAATCACTTAAATCAATTTCAAGCATTGGTTCTTGCACTGATTTAATCAAAGAAGCTTTTTCCTCATCCACCTCATGAGAAACTTTGATTTCTATATTTAAAGATTTCCCATTTTTAAAAGCTATAACATCTGGTCTATATCCACTTTTTGACACTTCTACATCGACTCTGTCAAACTCAACATTGTCAGGTGGGATATGAGTGTTTTTACCGTAATGAGGTATCCCTTCATCATCATAGGCTATCGTCTCTTTTGAATACTTAGGAGTATAAATTAAAAGTTCATCCTGTATAATTTGTTTAGCCATAAGATGAATAGCCGTTTCAAGTGAACCTGGGCATTGCGTAGATTTATAATGTGCAAAATGTGGAACCTTCTTCTTACCCTGATTGCGTGCAATTAATTTAGCTTCACAGTTAGGACAAATACAATTGCATTTTAACCCATTCTCTACTTTTGTAATGTGGTATAATCGCCCCTCTTTGAGGCCAAAGGGTAGTTTTATATCCCCTGACATAACTATATTTGGCTAAAGTACTTAAGTATATTTTGTGATATACTTTAATCTAAAATTTATGAATCAACAAATCAGAAGTAAATTTCTTTTATTGCTAACAATAATTTTTATTACAAATGAATTAATAAATTAGTAATCCATTTGTTTAGAGATATGATTCCTGAAAATATTACGAAGGAGCACATTAACAATGCGTTGGCAGAAATAGATAAAAAGGGAGTGCCACAAGGTCGCCATTCAACAACATACGACCTTCTTTGTGATGGTAAGACCTATCCTCCCAAATTAGTCCTCTCCATAGCTAATAAATATGCTAATGGAGAAGAGCTGGACCCAAGTGAATTTAAAGGTGGTGAAGGGACTCCCGCTTTTAAAAAGCTCAAAGAATTAGGATATGACATTATTCCTAAGAAAGATGAAGTAGCTGAACCGGACACCGATTACAATTCAATTCAGAAAGAGTTAATTGAACGTTATAAGAAATTAATTCAAGCGGATAACAACGAAAAAGAGCTATATAAGTGGCAGCTTGTAAAAGAATTTCAACAAAAATGGGATATTGATGCTGAAAACTTTGCTGAAATGGCTCAAGGTATTGAGTTCGGTAATCTATTGGACTATAGGAGCAAGACTCTTATTCACTTTGTAGAGGATTATCCGGAGGAGGCTCGCTCGTTATTTAAGATGCTGTATGACGAGACAATTCCTGTGAAAAAACGAATTGATGATTTTGGTGAGCAAGCAGAAGAATTAGTTAGAGAGCATTATCCTGATAAAGGATCATTTCAAGATGAGCGTACTATAGCTACCTATCTTACTTTTAGGTATCCAGATAAATACACCTTCTATAAGTATTCTTTTTACTCAGATTATACTGATTTATTAGGGATTGATAGACCTTCAGCCGGTGAACGATATATTCATTATTTAGAGCTTATAGAAAAATTTATTGATGAGTTTATCTCTAAGGATAAAGAGCTGATAGAATTATCTCGAAAAACGTTGACAGATGACTGTTACGAAGATGATAATCTAAACCTACTGGCTCAGGATATTTTATTCAGAACCTTAGAAGGTGAAAAAGAGTCCGAAAGTGATTTTAAAGAGGTTTTGGACCAAATGGAATATGAGCAAGCCTCAAAATATTTCAATGGCCTCCAAAAAGTTGTCAAAGAGTTAAAGGTAGAACCTTCCGATCAGCGAGTAGTCTTTAGCGTTCGCACGGACAGCCCAAGATTAAATCTAACTATCGGGCAGCGCTATTGTTTAAGTTTCTATGCTGATAAGGAAAAACCATGGAGATTTATTCATCCAAATAGCAGAGTAAACTCAAAAACCGGTGAAAAATTTAATGGACCACCAGAGGCATATTTCCATTGGACTAAGAGCTATACCGAATTGCAGGAAGAATTTGATAGTATCACAGCTGCTTCTCTAAAAGAATTAGAACGTACTCAAAGTTCCAGTTTTAAAAAGTACAATAACGATTTCTTTGAGAAAGCTGTATTTGATGATCAATATAAAAGAGAAGTATTTAAAGACGTTTTTGATATGGAAGCAGATAGATTACCAAAGGTTAAGAGCTATCTTAAAAAGTTTTCAGAAGTAGCTGACCAACATTTTACAGAAAGAGCCTTTGTAGAACGAAGGTATGAGTACTTTCAGGATTTCTTTAAAAAAGAAAACTTGAAGCAAGCTGAGTGGAGTGATTTTCAAGAGATGGGGGAAAAAGTCCATGGCCTTGCTACTAACGCTTTAGCCTTGAAAAGAGCTTTTGGCGATCCCAATCATGACATCAAACGCTATCGCAAGGCGTTTTTATATCTGGCCTATGGCGATGATCCGTTATCAGATCGAATCAATGCAATGCTGGATAATGACAGCGAATATCATCTAAAATATTTGGCTGAATCCTTTTACGGTGAATTAGTTGGGTATTTATTCCCTGAAAAATACGTGTTTTATAATCGCCGAGATAAAGAAGCTACCTCCTTTTTGGAATTGGATATATCCCGTGAACGTGGAGAATCGTTTGGTGATTTCTTTATTCGATATAACAATCAGCTAAGTCCACTTATAGAACTTTATAAAGAGATCGTTGGTAGGAGAACCGAAACAACCATACCGTTGGAATTAGATCAGTTTTTTAGTTGGCTGTACGAAAATCACGTATCCAAAGAAGAATCGGATGTCAGTAAAGAGGTAGCTGAAGAAGATCGCAATTACTGGTGGCTAAATGCGAATCCGGATATTTGGCGTTTTTCTGAGAAAGAAGTGGGACAAGAGCAATGGTATACATCCCGCAATGACAATGGAAACAAACGACGTATATACCAACATTTTCAAGAAGTAGAGCCTGGTGACTTGATAATTGGATATGAATCTACTCCGGTAAAGCGCGTTAAAGCCGTACTGGAAGTTACAGAAGCTCTGCATACTGATGATGACGACAAAGAAAAATTTACATTTAGGTTAAAAGAGTTTACACCGAATCAACCGGGTTGGGATGCCTTACAATCGATTCCTGAATTGGAAAGCTGCTCTGTCCTGAATAATAACCAAGGCAGCCTATTTAAGCTTACAGAAGATGAATTCTTGACGATACGAGATCTGGCATTTAACGGGGTCCAACAACATTCCCCCTATACCATGGAGGACGCACTGAATGAAGTGTTCATGCAGGAAGAAGAGCTCCAAAATATTCTCGATCTGTTAGAGTATAAGAAGAATATCATACTACAAGGTCCTCCAGGTACTGGAAAAACATTTTTAGCTAAGCGTTTAGCCTGGCTAATGTCTGGTTTTAAAGATCGAAACCGTATAGAAGTCGTACAATTTCACCAGTCCTACTCGTACGAAGACTTTATCAGAGGCTATCGTCCCACAGAAGATCACTTTGAGCTGAAGGACGGCATTTTTATGCAGATGTGTAAGCGAGCAAAGTCAGACCCAGAAAATAGACCGTATTTCTTGGTCATTGATGAAATAAACCGTGGAAATTTAAGTAAGATTTTTGGTGAGCTCATGATGCTCATCGAAAATGATAAGCGTGGTAAAGATTTTACCGTTAAGTTGCCCTATAGGAAAGGTGAAGATGATCCCAACTTTTATATCCCGAAGAATCTACATCTCATTGGCACAATGAATACGGCTGATCGATCGCTGGCTATGGTTGATTATGCTCTTCGCCGACGGTTTGTCTTTATTGATATGATGCCCAACTTCGGGGATAAGTTCCAGAACCACCTTAAAGAGCGAGGTGTTGAAGAGCATTTAATTGATACCATTGTAGAGCGTCTCCGTGAACTGAACAATAAAATAGCTGATAAACAAGAGCTGGGGCCTGGACCTGGTTACCAGATTGGACACAGTTATTTTTGTGGTACCAAGAACGGTGACGAAGATTGGTATAAAAATATCATCGAATACGAAATTATACCGCTTCTTAATGAATATTGGTTTGATAAACCTACCAAAGTAGAAGAAATTGAAGAGCAACTGCTTACGATATGAAGCAGGTACCGGTCCAAAATATCTATTACCTATTAAGCTACGCTTGGGATAAGCTGGATGAAGCCGAGCTAACCAAGGCTGGGATTGACGATTTTGAGGAGGTGGCCAACCTTTTGGGTAAAGTATTAGCCAACGGCTGTAGCTATCTATTCAAGCGGGGACTGTATCGAAATTACCGGCAGAAAGAAGAGGAAATCCCGGGTATTCGAGGGAAGCTGTTAATCGATGAATCATTAAGTAGTCTTTCTTTTCAGAATAAAAAAGCTTGGTGCCAGTATGATGAACTAAGCCGCAACGTGTTACCCAATCGCATTCTTAAATCTACGGTATTGCGGCTCTTACAAATGCCTGAAATCGAGAATGGTTTGCATCGAGAGTTAAAGGAGATCTATTACCGATTTTCCGATGTTGAAGAGATTCGCCTACAAGGTCACCATTTTACACAAGTTCAAATACATCGGAACAATGCCTTTTACGGATTTTTGATACAGATCTGCCAGCTAATATTTGAATCTTCAGCACTGGATGAATCTGGGCAGCGATATCAATTCAGGGACTTTACCCGAGATCATCAAAAATTGGCTCGTCTCTTTGAAGCGTTTGTCTTTAACTTTTATCAGAGAGAACAAAATCGATACAAAGTAAAAAGTCCCAGCTTTCCTTGGCCCTTTAAATCTGAGATAGAGGAGCACAACGAATTAATGCCCTCTATGTTTACCGATATCGTATTAGAAGACGATGAGCGTATCATTATTATTGATACCAAGTTTTATTCCAAAACAATGGCCCGTCGTGAAGATATAGACTCCATCTCATTTAAGTCGCCCAATATGTATCAGATCTTTGCCTATATGCAGCATATTCCCAATCCTGAAAATAAAAAGGTAGAAGGCATGTTGCTTTATCCGGATGTGGGAGATTCCATTCATGCTACTTATACGTGGAATGATCAAGCATTGACGTTTAAGACAGTAGATTTGAATAACGAATGGGAAAACATTGAGGCTGAACTTTTCGAACTAATAGATTTAATTAAACATATTTCAGCATAAGTAATTTTGTAAACATCCCAATATTAGAACTAAATTTTGAGGAATTTAAATAGAACTTCTGTATGAATTAGGCTCTTCTTAAAGCCTGGTATGAATAATTACTCTTCGCATATTTTTCTTGATGCATAGTATTTTAAAAGCCTATATCATAGACGCCCTTGATCTTGAAGAACCTAATTGTAAAGACTTATCAAAATTAGATTATTGTTTAAACTTCCTTACAAAGTCATCAATAGATATCCGCTTAAGTTCATTCTGACTTTTCTTAAACAAATAACCCTCCCCGAAATCTAAGTATAGCGGACAAGAAGCCATATTCCAGCTTTTTCTTTTTTGTTTCCAATCAAA of the Fodinibius sp. Rm-B-1B1-1 genome contains:
- a CDS encoding competence protein CoiA family protein; this translates as MSGDIKLPFGLKEGRLYHITKVENGLKCNCICPNCEAKLIARNQGKKKVPHFAHYKSTQCPGSLETAIHLMAKQIIQDELLIYTPKYSKETIAYDDEGIPHYGKNTHIPPDNVEFDRVDVEVSKSGYRPDVIAFKNGKSLNIEIKVSHEVDEEKASLIKSVQEPMLEIDLSDLTEDTLLDIEQFNWEVIQNVENKEWIHNPKGEENYEKNLAQLEIKVEQINKKIRKQKEKKKDFKELKEKKRELYQEDLERLEKAKDSKEIEDRLGKLESANSNLIRKQFQHIGYEEEVGPKIFSVQTDSGWIFQVHPKVWQSAIFLKFIQDESVDTIIKANKVKNWVVNKYGILDFVETLNSIKQKHKKIGKRRGKWYGEKGAWFFSDEENWMIDSPYKPIVQYLNYLAEINILNTDDDDYNKFRIRINSWDKYLAHLRRLRAIGKRRYKIAKKRKRVQYLYSKLVNLMNRRLVMKRIQDMIASEKRVFEQNEKEGRRCKKCLLYFSKLDGDSCPFCEHDDFKEVLISESSIKNAKHRHACNTSIPQAVEAAPIIDDSILNVKGK
- a CDS encoding 5'-nucleotidase, which codes for MPYPIEKKLVVGISSSALFDLKKEDKIFRRDGLEAYKKFQIQNRETILEKGLAFPFVKRFLNINDVYDEKVPVEVVLLSKNSPETGVRIFNSIQEYDLDITRGVFTSGKSPHVYLPSYNISLFLTTDQDDVNKSIDLNYPAGLILKSDIEDDDEEMELRVAFDFDGVVIDDEAEKVYQAEDQLDAFHDHETENVVKPHSPGILADFFRKLAFFQKLESKKKEKDPDYNKILKTAIVTARNAPSHERAINTLEHWGVSVDEMFFLGGIKKKRVLEVLKPHLFIDDQKSHLDQDLKNITLVHIPFGIANKDN
- a CDS encoding DUF7149 domain-containing protein, with the protein product MQIATISARRAVDNAFLQESITKTEFETFRQRLLKLLNEADDAVKDSETEEHLKGLMKPFFDNTNFEEEHYINTKERQDLAIHNGKTRQSKVGVIIEAKRPSNNKMITGDDLNRKAFHETILYYLRERIDNGNEDIKHIIITDTYQWYIFDAQDFERHFYESKTLTGWYEEWKQGQKVSSRTDFVYNHLSAFVDELDTTIQAAKLDITKYRTLLEKEELSRDEQKKLVPVFKLFTPTHLLKQPFASDSNELNKAFYKELLYIMGLKEYKEKGTHYITRLDEENRQHASLIENTITQLKSVNVLSRLPNRSEFGDDEEEQLFNVAIQLLITWINRILFLKLLEAQLFKYHREDDRFRFLNHRDIEEYDGLNKLFFQVLAVPVEERSDRINTHFGHIPYLNSSLFDVADIEADAIFISALEDGLEMPVYNRSKITDRDGQRLKGEELSALEYLLRFLDAYNFNTEGTAEVQEEAKTLINASVLGRIFEKINGYKDGSFFTPGYITEYMCRETIRRAVVQKFNDEYNGWECEDIEEVSQKIARHEVPYDEANKIVNSITICDPAVGSGHFLVSALNELIAIKSDLRIFVDEENHRIRDVDISVDNDELSISVGQDPFFEYRVHHSWKENNRLERTVGSDTQRLQKALFREKNILIENCLFGVDINPNSVNICRLRLWIELLKHAYYKEGTDFQQLEVLPNIDINIKKGNSLVSRFDLDADLSQILANNDDLTIEEYKQAVRSYKETGDQEDKRALKKKINSIKESFSVGLKELHPVRQKLKKQREVLIKEEAKLDLFEGGKKSKKDQKKIKKTKKKIGKLEEELEELESATFYEQAFEWRFEFPEVLDEDGNYTGFDAVIGNPPYVRQEALKDIKDYLSESFEVYYGTADLYQYFVEQGINLLTHKGTFHYIVSNKWLRTNYGQPLREFLSNYQLKSLIDFGDLPVFQEASAYPCLLQINKTEVTESFKAMEIESLEFEDLASLIAESSFSVDQTKLLDEGWTLVGEKAQKLIEELRAKGTRVEDYANDNIYRGIITGLNDAFLIDKETKDKLIEKDRKSTDLIKPFLVGNEIKRYKKPINESFVILIPDGFTENNATSENKWNWFKNEYPAIAKHLENFKNRAKKRYDQGEYWWELRACSYYDQFAEDKIVFPNICNRPEFTFDTDNKITNQKCYIISLNDKFLLGVLNSKTTHFLFEVILPKLRGDYYEPSYVYFKEFPIPSANNSDLPQKIESLVDQILTAKEEDPEADTSKLEEEIDQLVYELYGLSEEEIGIVEESVGN
- a CDS encoding KAP family P-loop NTPase fold protein, translated to MKHTIPPYYERVKEGSVRNDFFNREDFKDNLTNLLSSTEDSLTLTINADWGEGKTTFIKLWKDELEESEQFIPIYYDAFENDFASDAFISIAVTIQEAIKRHYEKFDLDHDKEHLIDGYKEVAKKLGIELVKMGANTTLKLATGGLLKADSIWDILFDKAEELDKRENKGLVSEKYDAFLNRRKTIQEYQEALEALLEVGPDIKDKRIIFFVDELDRCRPDFAIHVIEKIKHLFSVSHVNFVLAINREQLVEIVKHAYGVNEDDAYVYLQKFVHVETNLPTLKDLRTNDDDNLKLYIEELVDSFQIIESIFDSEGLYNLIRKSWRYVDYNPRSIERTLTLFSISISSCREEKKKDFYPHILLLSLLKIHIPPIYKDAKGNGRIMKKIRSEDAVVGGNFIDYLKNDFFPESNITGGASNTVEIESLKEAAKIVDMYDLPSDLKINNIKVKDLEYEVSD